CAcagtcttgcacaaacttaaggattggggtccagagtgaattttgttaaagactggttctgcaatcactgaaacagccaCGTTGGTCTCGTCCTCCACTAGAACCATCTAActaaatgtttattttgattggttctgatttagaTATTGCTCAAAAATTCAACAGTTCCAAACTAATTGTAGGTGGGTGTTCCAGGGTGTGCAGTCTCCAGGATACTGACCTATGAGCTATCTTACTCCATTCAGGTCTAGCAGGACTCCTTTAGTGTCTTGAGTTGGCATAGCAACAGCAACTATAATAACTTGCTAGctcggatcctgaagaaaattataACTGCTTGGCCaaggcttggttttgttttggcatttagctgtgggctgacctagagttcCTCTGTTCAGAATATGTCCTGAGTgtggctatgcaattgccttcacacCAGTGGTAATCcacaagctcagtcagactggcgaaggtgtccacttccattggaataccctgcaactcttATGCTcgacttgctgcattttccaatgataaagacAGTTGTAGTGTAGACAAAATCTTTAAGtactttttaaggcagaggtaaatagatttttgattatcAAGATGATATTGACTATTGGGACATGCGGGAAtccagagttgaggttaaaatcagatgagccatgatcttattgaatgttgaagCAAACTTGAAGTGTTGAGTGGCCTACCCTTATTCgttgttcatatgtttgtaaaattaaaaaCCTCTGGACTATTTCAACGTTAACTACAGTTAAAATGTGCAAAATATCCAATATGCAATGCTCAAAATGATGTATAAGTAATGGCAAGTTATAAGATTCAGAAGAAAACCATTTTGTCTTTACAGtgttttacattttgtttcaatgtCTCTCAtcgtgttgatttttttttccttggcAGATGCAGATCAAGGCAACTTTCCAAATTGCACTTCATCTTGTGTTGCTGCTTCCATCATTTCATCTGAAAGTGTTGACTGGCATTTAAGTGATATCACTGCACTCCCGACCCTACTGCTAACAAAGCACATTTTCTACACATGGCCTGCTTACTGGTGGGGGCTCTCCTTTTGGTAGCCCAAACAGATAGGGTGCATTCAAGCAGTTCTCAGCAGAGCGAAGGAACACTGCTTCAGTCATTGAGATACCGCAGTGGATCAGAAAGCAATGAAACAGAACATAACTCACCACAGTCACAGTCTTCCATTACCAGCCAAATGATTCCGCAGAGCATCATTATTGGTGTGCGAAAGGGAGGGACAAGGGCTCTATTAGAGATGTTGGACATTCACCCTGATATTGTGGTCGCTGCCACTGAAGTCCACTTCTTTGACTGGGATGAGAATTACGTTAAAGGCTTAGAATGGTATAGGAAGCTGATGCCCTTCTCTTATCCACACCAGACCACTATTGAGAAAACTCCAGGCTATTTTACTTCTATAAAGGCTCCAGAAAGGATCCATGATATGAACAGTTCTACCAAGTTACTGTTAATTCTGAGAGACCCTACGGAGAGAGTGATATCAGACTACACCCAGGTATACTACAATCGACTGGAAAACCACAAACCTGTCCAACCTATTGAAGAAATGGTCATCAAAAATGGAGTATTAAATACTAAGTACAAAGCCATTCAGAGAAGCCTGTATGACATTCATATGAGTAACTGGCTAAGATACTTTCCACTGAACCAAATACATATAGTTGATGGTGGTACTCTTATCAGAAACCCTCTGGAAGAATTACAGAAAGTGGAAACTTTTCTTAACATTCCTGCTAGGATAATGACCTCAAATTTCTACTTCAATCAAACCAAGGGTTTCTATTGTCTTCGAAGTGATGGCAAAGAAAGATGTTTACATGAATCTAAGGGCCGTCCccatccagttgtgaatagtaCTGTACTGAAGGAGCTACACACTTACTTCAGAGAACACAATGAACGATTTTTCAGCATGGTCAAACAGACCTTTAACTGGCATTAAAGCTTGTTCAAAACTTTTGAGTATTTGCTTTAACTTTTGCTGTTAACCATTCAAAACTGTTTTGTAAAGTCGTCCTTTTTAATTCGCAAGCTAGCTAAAGCAGGATATTCACTTACGGATCGCCTTTGTAGAAGGAATGTGGAACAGCGCAACTCCACATTGTTCTGGATACCTTTTAGAGACAATTAAATCATCAGCAATGTCCAGTTGGAGTTAGCAAACCTAGCATTGctaatttaaagaaaacaaatagaattgtATTCAGCGATGATTTGTTCCTTGATGATAGTAGGAAAACATAATAAACAATATATTTCAAATGTAGTGACACTTCTGGTCTGTTCACTTGATATGAATTTAGATGAGAAGTATTGACATTTGTCAATTACTGTTTGTTTAATTGGCTAGTAGCTGTTTTTGTCCTGCTGATTGTTGCTTGCCTGCCCAGATTATCTAAAGCCACATAACTATCTTAAATGAAATGTATAAACAGCTATTACCAACCTTctcaaataaatacattttgcATGCTTGAAAATGCATGTGATTATTTCTAATTAAATATTCCAATATAATATTTCAGGACAGAAAGTGACAAGTGTTCCTATATTCAAAACAGTAATCTATTGTAAACTGTTAGATAAAGACATTGATGATATGTGCTCTTATTGCTCATTCTTGCTTTTAAGGAACATAAAGCTGCAATgtttaccttgttctctgctgtcTATGTGCTATTTATATAGAAATTAAatataatatttttttaaatattctttgttttaaaattcattttcaaacataTTGTTTACTTCTGGTATTCAGAATACGGGTAAGCTACAAATTGCGATGCAATTTCAGATTTAGCCTTAGCAGAAAAATACAGTTGGAAAATTGTAAAAGAGATGCCTAAACATGTCAACCCACATTTaaacaaagttgttaatttaacaaaatattaaaaacttAGTGAATAATACATTAAGGTTATTAATCAAAGTGTAATTACagctttctgaagtcttcccTAACTTGGAGCGTATTGTACAAAAGAAATGATTTAATTTATTTAGGAAAGGTCTCATTTTGATAGTTAACATTATGGGTCAAACCTTTCAATATCTTTTGCAGTTTTCTAAATATTCATACTTTTATCAACATGCATTGCAACACAGAATTTAACATAATGCTAACATACATAAATGCAAAGTTAAGTTAAAATCCACAAAATATCCATAAAATATCTTTTAATTCACACAAATCtaataaaatgaataaattcaACCCTATTTAATTTTTTTACTAAATGACACAACATTCCCATTGGGTTAAAGAGTGAACTGCACATAAATTTGCTTCAATGATTTTATCTTCTGTATTCCAAATCATTCATCTTCTTAACTTTCAAGGATTTTGTAGGTTTTCTGACAGCTGAATTCATATCTTCCATTCTCCTGATGGATCACTGCTCCCTTCACCCAGAGTATTAAATTATAGACCAATACCAATTCAACAATTCAATAATTGCCCATCATTTTCACATTACTGGCCTTTCACCAATGTTGTTTAAATTCTCCCTGATCACTCACCTTTCTTGAGCTCTTTGCACTTATTTCACagggggtggtatggtggcacagtggcaccgtggttagcactgctgcctcacagcaccagtgactcaggttcaattccagtcttgggtgactgtctgtgtggagtttgcacattctccccgtgtctgtgtggatttcctttgggtgctgtggttccctcctacaatccaaagatgtataggttcggtgcattagtcaggggtaaatgtaggggaatgggtctgggtgggatattctttggaggatcagtgtggacttgatgggccaaagagcctgtttccacactgtagggattctaattctgaaATGCTTGCTTTCAAGTTTCCTATGGCCATCGCTACTCCCACATGTTATACTTTACTCTCAATCTTCAGAAATACTTGTTGTATAACAGACACTATAAATGTATTAACACTTCATCATCCTCAAGTTTAACCCAGGCCATACTCTATACCCTTTCTTTTTACTTCTGCATGTTGCTAACATTAAGATTTAGTTTATTGATTGGATCTTGCTTTTGTCTTAAACATTCTAATCTTACATCTGGTCACCATTATTAATGTAGCTGTCACAATCATGCATTCATAGTTCAATCATAATAAACCTGGGCACACGTTTGAGATTCTAAACCTCTTATCTACTATTCCATGTTCTCTTATTAGATAATAAACATTATCTGATGCAGTAGATAACTGGGATCACCAAGTAAGCAATCGATGGTTTCTCATCagtcaaaatattttcattttttttaagtaaaGACTTTGGTAAGTGCATTTTTGAAATGCCAAATGAATTGGTGCATCTTCCACATGTTCAAAGTTGGAATAGTTGAAAGAATGCATGAATTTAGCATCTTCAAAACAATTTTCAGCAAACAGCattaaacagaattaatattccCAGAGCAATTAATGGTAAGTTAGAACTCTGCAGTTCATTACTGGAAATGTAAGTCCCGATTTTAATTAAGACCATGTGACCCAGATGATTTAAATGAATTATACCAAAATGGTGGAGAGGGACAGACGGTATGTGCAGAATGAGCTGGGAAGGCATGAGGCTACCACATGATTTAAAAGACATCATCAACAATAAAAGGGTAAATGGCGGGCTGGTGATTTCAGGAGCCTCCCAATGAGGGGAAAGGTACAACAGTCTGTGGCATGGCCATCCTAACCAGGAAAGCAAATAGCTACAAGGTTGTGGAAGGAAGAAGCAGAAAGTGTCTCACTGAAACATCGAGAAATGATGTAAGGCAATGTCAAATTCATTTCTGGGAATTTTTTTACCTCCTTGTAAGGGGTCTTCCAAGGCAAATGATCTGACAGGAGTAGGAACATCCTAAGCTGATTTACTGCTCACTGAAATACAGTGTTGCCAAGAAAACAGATATACTCCCATCTCTCCGGCTGAGGAACCCCTGAAGAAGACaggagcatttaaaaggtattacTTGGGTTTGATCAGAACATTGCTGGATAAGGGAGGGGTTGCTCAGTGACTCCATTAATTAGACAGCCAACTGAATCTGTGCTGGCATTGCACAAGTAGTTGGCAAACACATGTATCACGCAGAGCGAGGTGCTGCCCCATGACTTCCTGAACTTGAAAAGGTTGACTGACAAGATGTGTGTGCAAATACAATACTGTATCTAATAAGCTGGATGTTGCACCATGGATGCAAATGGAAAGAAGCAGCATACCATGACCAACAAGGATGATGACGCTTTGCAGGAACCACCACCAGCAGAACCCACAATGGGCTCTGCCAGTGAGTTTGTACTATTACATCTGTATGCACACATTTACAATCATGAAGCTTTACAACTGTTTTACCTATATCTGCTAATAAGTGAATATATTTTGTTATATTTACTTTTGGGTAATCAATGCTTTGTTTTCTGGATAATAAACAAATAGCTGAGTGCCAGATATTTTAGGTGCAGAATTCAAACTTGTAACACCACTTCCAGTGGTTTATGTTTGCTAACCTGGCTTTTCCAGCATTGAACTGTGTCATTGCCCATTTATGTGATCAAACATATGAGACTCACAACTGCATGTCCGACTAGTTATCCCACATCATAAAAGCGGGTGGATTACTCTCATACAAGCATTCCGAATTTGGCTAGTGCTAGTCCTGGTGTTGTCTGCATTATCCACTCTTAAAAATAGAAGTGTGATGTTGCAAAATGGGCCCTATAGTAGCATCCTTTAACGGGCCAGGCACCCAGTTGCAAGCAGGTTAAATATTTGCCATATTTTTCTATTGGAAATTGTCTGAAATTACAGTAGAACGTTTTTGTTCTGGTGATTTGCCAGAGAGTATGGCCTCAACATCACAGAGATGGTAGCACAGTCAGTAGACTATCTACAGAAATGACTGTCATAGGTAATGGGACAGCAGTGTGTCTCAGCAACCACAGCAAAACAGGCAGAAGGAGCCAAGGCTGTGGAGAGGATAAGCTACAGGTCATATAGCTGTCCAATTTGGAGCCAATTCCTCTTCTCCCTATCTGACTGGAGACTGTCTGCCAGCATCTCAGAATTGAAGCCCGGTCAGTGGTCCCTTGTATGGTGCTCCATCAATGAGTTCCCTGCAGAGCACTTGCCTATTCAATATGGTCCTTCCTGGTCCTTCCAATATGATGCCAAACTCTAAGGGAAAAGAAACCTCAGTGTCTGAGCTAGTGGCTGCAAATATCCAGTCACATGAAAGGCCCACTTAATCAGTGCTGAACGTTTGTGCTTTTGCCCTGACATGGGGCTGCTGTGGCTGGGGATCCAGCAGCTTGTGGGTTTCTGAAAGCAGgaacctggggtggggggggagaagaATTTTGAGAGGGAAGTGAGGGGTGGGGGTGTCAGGTGTAATGCAACAGCTCTGCAGTCACGCCATCAGGAGTTTTCTTATTTTGCCATTTTACAGAATTAATGTGTTCTGGGAGTTGGGAAGTGGCATACAATAGGAAAGGTCATTATTCTTAATGTTATAAATGATGTTTGATGCTCCAGACTCTTGCTGAGACATGATGTTGAAGAGTCTACTGGGTTGAGAAGATTCAGACATTCTTGTCCCACCATCTTCTCCTTAAAGAGAGAGGGGAGAATGTCAGTGAGTGTGTTACACTGTCTATCCAGTATCAGGTTATCATAGTTGGAGGTATGGGGAGGCAGAGATAGGTGTGAGGCCACATTCGGGAATGCTGTTGAGTAAACAATGCGGTGCAGTGGAGATTGCTTTGCTGGCACAATGGAGGCATTGTGAAATGAGACATTCACTGAGATTAACTATCCACAGGATGTCTTTAGGTCTTCACCCTTTGTGAATTGTGCCCTAATGCTAAGCCTGTCCTTTTGAGGAGCTGCCAATGATGAGCAgtacagggcagcacggtggctcagtggttagccctgctgcctcacagcacctgggacctgggttcaattccagcttcaggtgactgtctgtgtggagtttgcacattctccccatgtctgcatgggtttcttcccacaatccaaaagatgtgcaggttaggtgaattggccatgctaaattgcccatagtgttaggtgcattagtcaggggtaaatgggtctgggtgggttactctttggagggtcggtgtggacttgtttccacactgtagggaatcaaatcaaaAGTACAGAACTCCTAATACCAGCTCTAACAAAAGGTTGTTGGCTTAAAGCATTAACACTGTCactctccacacagatgctgccaaactagtttagtatttctgcttttatttcagaattccaacctctgcagtattttgcttttgttcctgTTGTCAGTATTTATAAGCTGCCTCATGCCTGGGATCCAAATATACTGAAGGATCTATGCCTCTGTAAGTAATGTTTGCAGTCACTTGTCCAGAACAACATGAGAACATATAACTGCAATTCATACAAGTATTTACAGATCAGAAAGAAATCTCTCAGGTCATGCTGGGCTGAATCTTAAAGATTTTTTTGTTGATTGCCAATTGTGTTGAGCATTTGGAGAGCACTTTCCTGCAAGGTCTAGTGTGTTTTCTCATCAAACTTTACCAAATTCAGcacattaactacctaccctccACTATGTTTTTCTCCTGTCCAATTCTAGGCACATCATACTGCAgacc
The sequence above is drawn from the Chiloscyllium plagiosum isolate BGI_BamShark_2017 chromosome 22, ASM401019v2, whole genome shotgun sequence genome and encodes:
- the LOC122561107 gene encoding heparan sulfate glucosamine 3-O-sulfotransferase 1-like encodes the protein MACLLVGALLLVAQTDRVHSSSSQQSEGTLLQSLRYRSGSESNETEHNSPQSQSSITSQMIPQSIIIGVRKGGTRALLEMLDIHPDIVVAATEVHFFDWDENYVKGLEWYRKLMPFSYPHQTTIEKTPGYFTSIKAPERIHDMNSSTKLLLILRDPTERVISDYTQVYYNRLENHKPVQPIEEMVIKNGVLNTKYKAIQRSLYDIHMSNWLRYFPLNQIHIVDGGTLIRNPLEELQKVETFLNIPARIMTSNFYFNQTKGFYCLRSDGKERCLHESKGRPHPVVNSTVLKELHTYFREHNERFFSMVKQTFNWH